The Falsibacillus pallidus genome contains the following window.
AAAAGTTTTCATTTTTTGGAGGAATAACTAATGAATATAGAATCTATAAAGCTAGCGGAGCCTTCTGTTGAGAAGGCATCATCCATCTGGAAAAATACCTCTTTTGTTTACTTATTGATTTCAGGACTGCTACTCAGCATCGGAAACAAGCTCTATGAAATCGTTTTGCCTTTGCTCATGTACGATTTGACTCATTCTTCGGTAGCCATGGCAAATATGAGGACTGCTGAACTGCTGCCCAATCTATTTTTTGGAATCGTTGTCGGTGTAATTGTCGATCGATTAAATAAGAAGAAATGGGCGCTGTGGATGATAGGGCTGCAAGCGGGGCTGCTGACATTCCTTTGGCATCTCTCATTCCATCAAATAACTCATTTATGGATGTATTATATTGTTGGGTTCCTTTTGCTGACATTCAATTACGGGTATTTTAATACCCAGGTAAGCTTGATTAAGTTAAGTGCCACACCTCTTCAAATGACTTCAGCGAATGCGAAGTTTTCATTCGTTGAATCATTTATAGGCATCATGGGACCGGTTTTCACCGGATTAGTCTTTCTGCTTGCAAGAATTTCAGATGGAATTCTGCTGGCTGCTATGGTGTATATTATTAGTTTTTTTACATTGAGCAGATTGAGGGTGAAAGAAACCCGTTCTATGAAAAATAATAAAACCTCCTGGATGGAAGAGTTAAAAGAGGGTTGGTTTACTTTTAAAGCAAATGCCGTTCTTTTCAAGACGACAATATATACCATCTTATTAAATTCTTCTTTTATCGTTGTCAGTACAACGGTGATTTATCTCGCAAAAGATGGTATGCACTTAAAAAATTCAGTATTGGCGGTCATTTTCTCGGTTTCCGGATTTGGAGGACTTATCGGCAGCCTTTTGGCGGGCAA
Protein-coding sequences here:
- a CDS encoding MFS transporter gives rise to the protein MNIESIKLAEPSVEKASSIWKNTSFVYLLISGLLLSIGNKLYEIVLPLLMYDLTHSSVAMANMRTAELLPNLFFGIVVGVIVDRLNKKKWALWMIGLQAGLLTFLWHLSFHQITHLWMYYIVGFLLLTFNYGYFNTQVSLIKLSATPLQMTSANAKFSFVESFIGIMGPVFTGLVFLLARISDGILLAAMVYIISFFTLSRLRVKETRSMKNNKTSWMEELKEGWFTFKANAVLFKTTIYTILLNSSFIVVSTTVIYLAKDGMHLKNSVLAVIFSVSGFGGLIGSLLAGKARDLYGIGKTLGFAAIVNAFAYFVLFLTDNIFMLVAALFIHGAATTLNSICVYTIRHEQTPSHLIGRITGITGTLFRMGMPVTMFCSGWIMMWWGPKVIFLGSAILNIIVVSFFVRSILWKIR